In the Geobacter sp. FeAm09 genome, one interval contains:
- a CDS encoding ATP synthase subunit I translates to MTTAINEDNLFAVIIKGSLALLAVLSIGGFALFSLKTGMGILAGGGIAIANFAWLRNVLQRILGLMPAKPNLYAQIRFVGRMAVTGLVLYVVITSGWFSLAGLLVGLSVIVANIIALSIYGALRTGG, encoded by the coding sequence ATGACGACAGCGATCAACGAAGATAACCTCTTCGCCGTCATCATCAAAGGGAGCCTCGCCCTGTTGGCGGTTCTGAGCATCGGGGGATTCGCCCTCTTTTCGCTCAAGACCGGCATGGGCATCCTGGCGGGAGGCGGCATCGCCATCGCCAATTTTGCCTGGCTGCGCAACGTGCTCCAGCGCATCCTCGGCCTGATGCCGGCCAAGCCGAATCTCTACGCCCAAATCCGGTTCGTGGGCCGCATGGCCGTCACCGGGCTGGTACTGTACGTCGTCATCACATCGGGATGGTTCTCGCTGGCAGGGCTGCTGGTGGGACTGTCCGTCATCGTTGCCAACATAATCGCACTTTCAATATACGGTGCCCTGCGCACGGGAGGTTAG
- the nuoH gene encoding NADH-quinone oxidoreductase subunit NuoH: MGIEILGLPMMYYVAMVAKVLVAFVFVLLTVAYATYAERKIIGHMQVRLGPMRTGWHGLLQPIADGVKLFFKEEIIPSQASTFAFLLAPLVALIPAFITFAVIPFGGVIEVGGYKIPLQIASYFDTAAGRVFDINVGVLYILAMSSLGVYGIVLAGWASNSKYSLMGGLRASAQMISYELSAGLAIVSVFMLSGTLSLNEIVNQQSAYGGFGWYAFKQPLAAVMFFICSLAEINRTPFDLPEAETELVSGFCTEYSSMKYAMFFMAEYANMVTVCALTTTLFLGGWNGPMATAVPLLGPVYFVAKVYFLMFVCMWIRATLPRYRYDQLMHLGWKVLLPLSLLNIVATGIIGYFIN, from the coding sequence ATGGGAATCGAGATTTTAGGACTGCCGATGATGTACTACGTCGCCATGGTCGCCAAGGTTCTTGTGGCATTTGTCTTCGTGCTCCTGACCGTGGCCTACGCCACCTACGCCGAGCGCAAGATCATCGGCCACATGCAGGTGCGCCTGGGACCGATGCGTACCGGCTGGCACGGCCTGCTGCAACCGATCGCCGACGGGGTCAAGCTCTTCTTCAAGGAAGAGATCATCCCGAGCCAGGCGAGCACCTTCGCTTTCCTTCTTGCGCCGCTGGTCGCCCTCATCCCCGCCTTCATCACCTTTGCGGTCATCCCTTTCGGCGGCGTCATCGAGGTGGGGGGGTACAAGATCCCGCTGCAGATCGCCAGCTATTTCGACACGGCCGCAGGCCGGGTCTTCGACATCAACGTCGGCGTCCTCTACATCCTGGCCATGTCCTCCCTGGGGGTGTACGGCATCGTCCTGGCCGGCTGGGCGTCCAACAGCAAGTACTCCCTCATGGGCGGCCTGCGCGCCTCGGCCCAGATGATCTCCTACGAGCTTTCGGCCGGACTGGCCATCGTGTCGGTGTTCATGCTCTCCGGCACCCTGTCCTTGAACGAGATCGTCAACCAGCAGTCGGCGTACGGCGGGTTCGGCTGGTACGCCTTCAAGCAACCCCTGGCGGCGGTCATGTTCTTCATCTGCTCCCTGGCCGAGATCAACCGCACCCCCTTCGACCTCCCGGAGGCGGAGACCGAACTGGTATCCGGCTTCTGCACCGAGTACTCCAGCATGAAGTACGCCATGTTCTTCATGGCGGAATACGCCAACATGGTGACGGTCTGCGCCCTGACCACCACCCTCTTCCTGGGCGGCTGGAACGGCCCGATGGCCACCGCCGTCCCCCTGCTCGGACCGGTCTATTTCGTGGCCAAGGTCTATTTCCTGATGTTCGTCTGCATGTGGATCCGCGCCACGCTGCCCCGCTACCGCTACGACCAGCTCATGCACCTGGGGTGGAAGGTCCTGCTGCCGCTCTCCCTGCTGAATATCGTGGCCACCGGCATCATCGGCTACTTCATAAACTAA
- the atpE gene encoding ATP synthase F0 subunit C: protein MSFFTMCVLAAGIGMALGTLGTGIGQGLAVKSAVEGVSRNPGASGKILTTMMIGLAMIESLAIYALVVCLIILFANPYKEIATKLAETVAK, encoded by the coding sequence ATGAGCTTTTTCACAATGTGCGTTCTGGCAGCAGGCATCGGCATGGCACTGGGTACCCTGGGCACCGGCATCGGTCAGGGCCTGGCAGTTAAAAGCGCCGTTGAAGGCGTTTCCCGCAACCCCGGCGCTTCCGGCAAAATCCTGACCACCATGATGATCGGTCTGGCCATGATCGAGTCCCTGGCCATCTACGCCCTGGTTGTCTGCCTGATCATCCTGTTCGCCAACCCCTACAAAGAAATCGCCACCAAACTGGCCGAAACCGTCGCCAAGTAA
- the atpB gene encoding F0F1 ATP synthase subunit A: MVHPLLFLEFFRKLLAPLHVSEASADAIAYTWLIIVLLLVLSVLATSALKAVPGGLQNFMEVVVGGIENMIVETMGEHGRPYFPLIATLAIFILVSNLTGLIPGFFPPTANINTTAACAVIVFLSTHVVGIKHHGLHYLKHFMGPIAWLAPIMFFIEVIGHLSRPVSLTLRLFGNMNGHELVLMIFFGLAPFLVPLPMMLMGVLVSFIQAFVFMLLAMIYIQGSLEEAH; the protein is encoded by the coding sequence ATGGTTCACCCCTTACTGTTCCTCGAATTTTTCCGCAAACTGCTGGCGCCGCTGCACGTCAGCGAGGCCAGCGCCGACGCCATCGCCTACACCTGGCTGATCATCGTCCTGCTTCTGGTGCTTTCCGTGCTGGCCACGTCGGCGCTCAAAGCGGTCCCCGGCGGCCTGCAGAACTTCATGGAAGTGGTTGTCGGCGGCATCGAAAACATGATCGTCGAGACCATGGGCGAACATGGCCGTCCCTACTTCCCGCTCATCGCCACCCTGGCGATCTTCATCCTGGTCTCCAACCTGACCGGCCTGATCCCGGGCTTCTTCCCCCCCACGGCCAACATCAACACCACGGCCGCCTGCGCCGTGATCGTCTTTCTCTCGACCCACGTGGTCGGGATCAAGCACCACGGCCTGCACTACCTGAAACATTTCATGGGCCCCATCGCCTGGCTGGCCCCGATCATGTTCTTCATCGAGGTCATCGGCCACCTGAGCCGTCCGGTTTCCCTCACCCTGCGTCTCTTCGGCAACATGAACGGCCATGAACTGGTCCTGATGATCTTCTTCGGCCTGGCTCCCTTCCTGGTGCCGCTGCCGATGATGCTCATGGGCGTGCTGGTCTCCTTCATCCAGGCCTTCGTTTTCATGCTTCTGGCCATGATCTATATCCAGGGGTCGCTGGAAGAGGCACACTAG
- the nuoD gene encoding NADH dehydrogenase (quinone) subunit D — MATTEKMTLNMGPQHPSTHGVLRLVLELDGEVITKITPDIGYLHRGVEKLSEHRTYHQVLPLTDRLDYLAPMHNNLGYILAVEKLLDIQVPERAQTIRVIMAELTRLESHLVWVACHALDIGAMTVFIYAFREREVVMEIYELISGARMTSNFFRAGGLSMDVPPEFEKKVRDFVAAMPGYLDQYEGLLTTNPIWLKRTVGNGVISAEDAIDMGITGPALRGSGVDWDLRRDDPYSGYETYQFQVPVGEKCDTFDRYKVRLVEMREACKIITQALDRLKPGPVLADCPQVCYPPKENVYNSIEGLIHHFKIASEGYPMPEGEVYQGVENPKGELGFYIVSDGSSKPYRMRIRPPSFVNLQAIEKMAKGAMIADLVAVIGTLDIVLGEIDR; from the coding sequence ATGGCTACTACGGAAAAGATGACGCTGAATATGGGGCCGCAGCACCCCAGTACCCACGGGGTCCTCAGGCTCGTTCTCGAACTGGACGGCGAAGTGATCACCAAGATCACCCCGGACATCGGCTATCTGCACCGCGGGGTGGAGAAACTCTCCGAGCACCGTACCTACCACCAGGTACTGCCGCTGACCGACCGCCTCGACTACCTGGCCCCCATGCACAACAACCTGGGGTATATCCTGGCGGTCGAAAAGCTGCTGGACATCCAGGTGCCCGAGCGGGCTCAGACCATCCGGGTCATCATGGCCGAGTTGACGCGTCTGGAGTCCCACCTGGTCTGGGTCGCCTGCCACGCCCTCGACATCGGCGCCATGACGGTCTTCATCTACGCCTTCCGCGAGCGCGAAGTGGTCATGGAGATCTACGAGCTGATCTCCGGCGCCCGCATGACCTCCAACTTCTTCCGCGCCGGCGGACTCTCCATGGATGTGCCGCCCGAATTCGAGAAGAAGGTGCGCGACTTCGTCGCTGCCATGCCCGGCTACCTGGACCAGTACGAGGGGCTTCTGACCACCAACCCGATCTGGCTCAAGCGCACGGTGGGCAACGGCGTGATCTCGGCCGAGGATGCCATCGACATGGGCATCACCGGCCCGGCCCTGCGCGGCTCCGGCGTGGATTGGGACCTGCGCCGCGACGACCCCTACTCCGGGTACGAGACCTACCAGTTCCAGGTGCCGGTGGGGGAGAAGTGCGATACCTTCGACCGTTACAAGGTGCGCCTGGTGGAGATGCGCGAAGCCTGCAAGATCATCACCCAGGCCCTCGACCGCCTCAAGCCCGGTCCGGTGCTGGCCGACTGTCCGCAGGTCTGTTACCCTCCCAAGGAAAACGTCTACAATTCCATAGAAGGGCTGATCCACCACTTCAAGATCGCCTCCGAAGGGTACCCCATGCCGGAAGGCGAGGTCTACCAGGGGGTCGAGAACCCCAAGGGCGAACTGGGGTTCTACATCGTCAGCGACGGCAGTTCCAAGCCTTACCGCATGAGGATCCGCCCCCCTTCATTCGTGAACCTCCAGGCCATCGAGAAGATGGCCAAGGGGGCCATGATCGCCGACCTGGTGGCGGTAATCGGAACACTGGACATCGTTCTTGGCGAAATAGACAGATAG
- a CDS encoding AtpZ/AtpI family protein yields the protein MDRDKRDLLKSLSMVSSMGISVVLAIGIGVWFGLTLDRWFGTKPWFFYIFLFIGIAAGFKNIYVIAGREIRRDDDSDQRR from the coding sequence ATGGATCGTGACAAGCGCGATCTGCTCAAAAGCCTGTCCATGGTGTCCAGCATGGGCATCTCGGTCGTCCTGGCGATCGGGATCGGCGTCTGGTTCGGCCTGACGCTCGACCGGTGGTTCGGCACCAAGCCGTGGTTCTTTTATATCTTTTTGTTTATCGGGATTGCGGCCGGTTTCAAGAACATCTACGTGATAGCCGGCAGGGAGATCCGCAGGGATGACGACAGCGATCAACGAAGATAA
- a CDS encoding NADH-quinone oxidoreductase subunit A yields the protein MLGAYLPILLLVIVAVLFGLVSIVLSSLIGQKKPSPVKLAPYESGCVPVGTARERFSIKFYLIAMLFILFDIEAVFLYPWAILYKKLGVFGLIEMGTFIVILFVGYIYVWKKGALEWE from the coding sequence ATGCTTGGTGCATATCTTCCCATACTTCTCCTGGTCATAGTCGCCGTGTTGTTCGGGCTGGTTTCCATCGTCCTGTCCTCGCTCATCGGCCAGAAGAAGCCTTCTCCCGTCAAGCTGGCCCCGTACGAGAGCGGCTGCGTGCCGGTCGGCACGGCCCGGGAACGCTTCTCGATCAAGTTCTACCTGATCGCCATGCTGTTCATCCTGTTCGACATCGAGGCCGTGTTCCTCTACCCGTGGGCGATCCTCTACAAAAAGCTCGGCGTGTTCGGCCTGATCGAGATGGGGACCTTCATCGTCATCCTCTTCGTCGGCTATATTTATGTATGGAAAAAAGGAGCACTGGAATGGGAGTAG
- a CDS encoding NADH-quinone oxidoreductase subunit B, with product MGVDNPLGDNIITTSLDALVNWSRKSSIWPMTFGLACCAIEMMATGASHNDLDRFGIIFRASPRQADCIIIAGTVTKKMLPVIKTVYEQMPEPKWVIAMGACACSGGIFDTYSVVQGIDEALPVDVYIPGCPPRPEALLYGLMKLQDKIMHDKNSFGSAIGLGNRIESAAA from the coding sequence ATGGGAGTAGACAATCCGCTCGGCGACAACATCATAACCACGTCCCTGGATGCGCTCGTCAACTGGTCCAGGAAGTCGTCCATCTGGCCCATGACCTTCGGCTTGGCATGCTGCGCCATCGAGATGATGGCCACCGGTGCCTCCCATAACGACCTCGACCGTTTCGGCATCATCTTCCGCGCCTCCCCCCGGCAGGCCGACTGCATCATCATCGCCGGCACGGTGACCAAGAAGATGCTGCCGGTCATCAAGACCGTCTACGAGCAGATGCCCGAGCCGAAATGGGTCATCGCCATGGGCGCCTGCGCCTGTTCGGGCGGGATCTTCGATACCTACAGCGTCGTGCAGGGGATCGACGAGGCGCTGCCGGTGGATGTCTATATCCCGGGCTGCCCGCCGCGCCCCGAGGCGCTCCTGTACGGCCTCATGAAGCTGCAGGACAAGATCATGCACGACAAGAACTCGTTTGGCTCCGCCATCGGCCTGGGTAACCGGATCGAGTCGGCTGCCGCGTAA
- the nuoF gene encoding NADH-quinone oxidoreductase subunit NuoF encodes MGEAIKILICQGTGGISAGAKKVEAEFRRVLQEKGVDAVVGKRCEVIHTGCRGLCANDVLVDIITEEQGRVTYDFVQPEEVEQLVNEHIVAKTVLEKRKAKPYYNTFVDAQMRVVMSGCGQINPESLDAFLEEDGFKAIEKCITTMKPEEVIEEVKKSGLRGRGGGGFPTGMKWSFCKASPGDHKYLICNADEGDPGAFMDRSLLEGDPYCIIEGMMIAAYAIGCDFGYVYVRAEYPLAVQRLQRAIDVCYEQGYLGQNIKGWGLNFDMRIKMGAGAFVCGEETALMASIEGQRGMSRPRPPFPAVRGLWGKPTNINNVETFANVRHIINKGAAWYASLGTETTKGTKIFAVTGKVKHTGLVEVPAGMTVRSVLYDVCGGILNNRKFKAVQAGGPSGGCIPGEILDTPVDYDSLIKAGAMMGSGGLVVMDETTCMVDVARFFLSFTRMESCGKCVPCRIGLKVMLDILERITEGRGEPSDLDTLLDLGTAIKKASLCGLGQTAPNPILSTINYFRHEYEAHINDKRCPSNCCKELLLWQVVEDKCVKCGACKKACPVDAIVWEKGQIAFLDQEKCTKCKSCYDACRFMAIE; translated from the coding sequence ATGGGCGAAGCAATAAAGATTCTGATATGTCAAGGGACCGGCGGTATCTCGGCCGGAGCGAAAAAGGTCGAGGCTGAATTTCGCCGGGTGCTCCAGGAAAAGGGCGTCGACGCCGTGGTGGGCAAGCGTTGTGAGGTCATCCACACCGGCTGCCGCGGCCTGTGCGCCAATGACGTCCTGGTGGACATCATTACCGAAGAGCAGGGGCGGGTCACCTACGACTTCGTTCAGCCGGAAGAGGTCGAACAACTCGTCAACGAGCATATCGTCGCCAAGACGGTCCTGGAAAAGCGGAAGGCGAAGCCGTACTACAACACCTTCGTCGATGCCCAGATGCGGGTCGTCATGTCCGGCTGCGGCCAGATAAACCCCGAGTCGCTGGATGCCTTCCTGGAGGAGGACGGTTTCAAGGCCATAGAAAAGTGCATCACGACCATGAAGCCGGAAGAGGTCATCGAAGAGGTCAAGAAGTCCGGCCTGCGCGGTCGTGGGGGCGGCGGCTTCCCCACCGGCATGAAATGGTCCTTCTGCAAGGCCTCTCCCGGCGATCACAAATACCTGATCTGCAACGCCGACGAAGGGGACCCGGGCGCGTTCATGGACCGCTCGCTCCTGGAGGGCGACCCCTACTGCATCATCGAAGGCATGATGATCGCCGCCTATGCCATCGGCTGCGACTTCGGCTACGTGTATGTCCGCGCCGAGTACCCCCTGGCCGTGCAGCGGCTCCAGCGCGCCATCGATGTCTGCTACGAGCAGGGATACCTGGGGCAGAACATCAAGGGGTGGGGCCTCAACTTCGACATGCGCATCAAGATGGGGGCAGGCGCCTTCGTGTGCGGCGAGGAGACCGCCCTCATGGCCTCCATCGAAGGGCAGCGCGGCATGAGCCGCCCCCGTCCGCCGTTCCCGGCCGTGCGCGGTCTGTGGGGCAAGCCGACCAACATCAACAACGTGGAAACCTTCGCCAACGTCCGCCACATCATCAACAAGGGCGCTGCCTGGTACGCCTCGCTGGGCACCGAGACCACCAAGGGGACCAAGATCTTCGCCGTTACCGGCAAGGTCAAGCACACCGGTCTGGTGGAGGTCCCGGCCGGCATGACCGTCCGTTCGGTGCTCTACGACGTGTGCGGCGGCATCCTCAACAACCGCAAGTTCAAGGCGGTCCAGGCCGGCGGCCCCTCAGGCGGCTGTATTCCCGGCGAGATCCTGGACACCCCGGTGGACTACGACTCCCTGATCAAGGCCGGCGCCATGATGGGCTCCGGCGGTCTGGTCGTCATGGACGAGACCACCTGCATGGTGGACGTGGCCCGCTTCTTCCTCTCCTTCACCAGGATGGAATCCTGCGGCAAATGCGTCCCCTGCCGCATCGGCCTGAAGGTCATGCTGGACATCCTGGAGCGCATCACCGAGGGACGGGGCGAACCGTCCGACCTGGACACCCTCCTGGACCTGGGCACAGCCATCAAGAAGGCCTCCCTGTGCGGCCTCGGCCAGACGGCTCCCAACCCGATCCTCTCCACCATCAATTATTTCCGCCACGAGTACGAGGCCCACATCAACGACAAGCGGTGCCCCTCCAACTGCTGCAAGGAGCTGCTCCTGTGGCAGGTCGTGGAAGACAAGTGCGTCAAGTGCGGGGCCTGCAAGAAGGCCTGCCCGGTGGATGCCATTGTCTGGGAAAAGGGGCAGATCGCTTTCCTGGACCAGGAAAAATGCACCAAGTGCAAGTCCTGTTATGACGCCTGCCGCTTCATGGCGATCGAATAG
- a CDS encoding NADH-quinone oxidoreductase subunit C: MAENNRAVVKLQEKFASSIIEVVEFRGEVTVTIKKEDLLAVLAFLKQALRYNLLTDVTAVDYLGKKEERFMMVYQLYSIPNKDRLRIKTAVSEAECHIESATQVWATANWLEREVYDLFGITFDNHPDLRRILMTPDWEGHPLRKDYPLQGPDREPYKGRLS, encoded by the coding sequence ATGGCAGAGAACAATCGCGCAGTAGTCAAGTTGCAGGAAAAGTTCGCCTCCTCCATCATCGAGGTCGTCGAGTTTCGGGGTGAAGTGACGGTAACGATCAAGAAGGAAGACCTTCTGGCCGTTCTTGCCTTTCTGAAGCAGGCCCTTCGGTACAATCTGCTCACGGATGTGACCGCGGTTGACTACCTGGGCAAGAAGGAAGAGCGCTTCATGATGGTCTACCAGCTCTACTCCATCCCCAACAAGGACCGGCTGCGCATCAAGACCGCCGTTTCCGAGGCGGAGTGCCATATCGAGAGCGCGACCCAGGTGTGGGCCACGGCCAACTGGCTGGAGCGGGAGGTCTACGACCTGTTCGGCATCACCTTCGACAACCACCCCGACCTGCGCCGCATCCTGATGACCCCCGACTGGGAAGGCCATCCGTTGCGCAAGGACTACCCGCTCCAGGGGCCGGACCGGGAACCCTATAAAGGCCGCCTGTCGTAA
- a CDS encoding NAD(P)H-dependent oxidoreductase subunit E: protein MSEAVAQQAEEQEPEVDLSIADKVIDKYIDLPGNLMPVLQGVQDEYGYVPRKVADHVAERLNVYPSQIYGVLTFYAQFHLKPRGRFIIRVCVGTACHVSGAPRIVETFFDKLHIGHAETTPDLRYTFEKVACLGACGMAPLAMVNDDTFGKMTVQRVDDIIAEYNQRPMK, encoded by the coding sequence ATGAGTGAAGCTGTTGCGCAACAGGCTGAAGAGCAGGAACCGGAAGTAGACCTCTCCATAGCCGACAAGGTTATCGACAAATACATCGACCTGCCGGGCAACCTCATGCCGGTCCTGCAAGGGGTTCAGGACGAGTACGGGTATGTGCCCCGCAAGGTCGCCGACCATGTCGCCGAGCGGTTGAACGTCTACCCCAGCCAGATCTACGGCGTCCTCACCTTCTACGCCCAGTTCCACCTGAAACCCCGCGGCCGGTTCATCATCCGGGTCTGCGTCGGGACCGCCTGCCACGTTTCGGGCGCTCCGCGTATCGTTGAAACCTTCTTCGACAAACTGCACATCGGCCATGCCGAGACCACGCCGGACCTGCGCTACACCTTCGAGAAGGTCGCCTGCCTGGGCGCCTGCGGCATGGCGCCGTTGGCCATGGTCAACGACGACACCTTCGGCAAGATGACGGTCCAGAGGGTGGACGACATAATTGCCGAATACAACCAGCGGCCGATGAAATAG
- the hemL gene encoding glutamate-1-semialdehyde 2,1-aminomutase, translating into MNHTRSSALFQQAKAAIPGGVNSPVRAFKSVGADPLFIKKAAGSAIFDEDGNAFVDYVGSWGPMIVGHCHPQVIEAVKRTMDNGASFGAPTEQETVLAGMVIEAVPSIEMVRMVSSGTEATMSAIRLARGYTGRDNILKFSGCYHGHADSLLVKAGSGAATFGVPDSPGVPADFAKHTLTAEYNSLESVRTLVAENKGTIACIIVEPVAGNMGTVPPREGFLEGLREICTNEGIILIFDEVMSGFRVAYGGAQSLFGVTPDMTTLGKIIGGGLPVGAFGGKRDIMEKLSPSGGIYQAGTLSGNPLAMSAGIATLTLLKQPGFYDKLEEKSRQVAEGIAAAAKAAGYPIYSTRVGSMFCAFFSRGEVHDWPTAAACDTKAFATYFLAMLDEGIYLAPSQFETAFVSAAHSEADIEKTIAAAAKCFRLIA; encoded by the coding sequence ATGAACCATACCCGTTCCAGCGCGCTCTTCCAGCAGGCCAAGGCAGCAATCCCCGGCGGCGTCAACAGCCCGGTCAGGGCGTTCAAGTCCGTGGGAGCCGATCCCCTTTTCATCAAAAAGGCGGCCGGAAGCGCCATCTTCGATGAAGACGGCAACGCCTTCGTGGACTATGTCGGCTCCTGGGGGCCGATGATCGTGGGGCACTGCCACCCGCAGGTGATCGAGGCGGTCAAGCGGACCATGGACAACGGCGCCAGCTTCGGCGCGCCCACGGAGCAGGAAACCGTCCTGGCCGGCATGGTGATCGAGGCGGTCCCCTCCATAGAGATGGTGCGCATGGTCAGCTCCGGGACCGAGGCCACCATGAGCGCCATCCGCCTGGCCCGCGGCTACACCGGGCGGGACAACATCCTCAAGTTCTCCGGCTGCTACCACGGCCACGCCGACTCCCTGCTGGTCAAGGCCGGCTCCGGCGCGGCCACCTTCGGCGTGCCCGACTCCCCCGGCGTGCCTGCGGATTTCGCCAAGCATACCCTGACGGCGGAATACAACTCCCTCGAATCGGTCAGAACGCTGGTGGCCGAGAACAAGGGCACCATCGCCTGCATCATCGTGGAGCCGGTGGCCGGCAACATGGGAACCGTCCCCCCGCGGGAGGGATTCCTGGAAGGGCTGCGGGAGATCTGCACCAACGAGGGGATCATCCTGATCTTCGACGAGGTCATGTCCGGTTTCCGGGTGGCCTACGGCGGCGCCCAGTCCCTGTTCGGCGTCACCCCCGACATGACCACCCTGGGCAAGATCATCGGCGGCGGCCTGCCGGTGGGCGCCTTTGGCGGCAAGCGCGACATCATGGAAAAGCTCTCCCCCTCCGGCGGCATCTACCAGGCCGGCACCCTCTCCGGCAACCCCCTGGCCATGTCGGCCGGCATCGCGACCCTGACCCTGCTCAAGCAGCCCGGCTTCTACGACAAGCTGGAAGAGAAGAGCCGCCAGGTGGCGGAGGGGATCGCCGCGGCCGCCAAGGCGGCCGGCTACCCGATCTACTCCACCCGGGTCGGCAGCATGTTCTGCGCCTTCTTCAGCAGGGGCGAGGTCCACGATTGGCCCACCGCCGCCGCCTGCGACACCAAGGCGTTCGCCACATACTTCCTGGCCATGCTGGATGAGGGGATCTACTTGGCGCCGTCCCAGTTCGAGACCGCCTTCGTGTCGGCCGCCCACAGCGAGGCCGACATCGAAAAAACCATCGCCGCCGCCGCGAAATGCTTCCGGCTGATCGCCTAG
- a CDS encoding fibronectin type III domain-containing protein: protein MGVRFLLFFMLASLAAGCGKKGPLLYPDMLVPAAVSSLTANQSGSSVKIAFDLPDKDMAGRSLRDLAGVTIFKRVEASPQQPDCPACTDDFRLFRKLYLDLPDATQVYGNRMVLLDGETRRNTAYSYYVVPFARDNSVGASSAPVRVRVTLQPLPPVLQVLPAPTEIKLEFVAIPPEEGTFVGYNVYRAARDEPMPYLPLNKAPLADTTYVDSGLERKTVYRYAVRAVVRMPWGGIAESGASNEAQGVLKEEE from the coding sequence GTGGGCGTTCGTTTTCTGCTGTTCTTCATGCTGGCGTCGTTGGCTGCCGGGTGTGGGAAGAAGGGGCCGCTGCTCTATCCCGACATGCTGGTCCCGGCCGCCGTGTCGTCCCTGACCGCGAACCAGAGCGGCTCCAGCGTCAAGATCGCCTTTGATCTGCCGGACAAGGACATGGCCGGGCGGTCCCTGAGGGATTTGGCCGGCGTCACCATCTTCAAGCGGGTGGAGGCGTCGCCGCAGCAGCCCGACTGTCCCGCCTGTACCGACGATTTCCGGCTCTTTCGCAAGCTCTATCTCGACCTGCCCGACGCCACCCAGGTGTACGGCAACAGGATGGTGCTCCTGGACGGCGAGACGCGCAGGAATACCGCCTACAGCTACTACGTGGTCCCCTTTGCCCGGGACAACTCCGTGGGGGCAAGCTCGGCGCCGGTGCGCGTGCGGGTGACGCTGCAGCCGCTTCCCCCCGTGCTCCAGGTCCTGCCGGCACCCACGGAGATCAAGCTGGAATTCGTGGCCATTCCGCCCGAGGAAGGTACCTTTGTGGGGTATAACGTGTACCGCGCCGCCCGGGACGAACCCATGCCCTATCTCCCGCTGAACAAGGCGCCGCTCGCGGATACCACGTACGTCGATTCGGGGTTGGAACGCAAGACCGTCTACCGTTATGCGGTCCGGGCGGTGGTGCGCATGCCGTGGGGCGGGATCGCCGAGAGCGGGGCCTCGAACGAGGCGCAAGGAGTCTTGAAGGAAGAGGAATAG
- the nuoI gene encoding NADH-quinone oxidoreductase subunit NuoI, protein MNPITPIINGLRITLEHLFKKPVTLQYPTERPKVAERFRGLHALNVSHDRAKCVACYLCPTVCPAKCITVEAGEDANHDKYAARYEIDLLRCIFCGYCVEACPVDAIRMTDEFELANYHRSDFVYAKERLLEKK, encoded by the coding sequence ATGAATCCGATTACGCCGATCATAAACGGTCTGAGAATCACCCTGGAGCACCTCTTCAAGAAGCCGGTCACCCTGCAGTACCCGACCGAGCGCCCCAAGGTCGCCGAGCGTTTCCGGGGGCTGCACGCCCTCAACGTCTCCCATGACCGGGCAAAGTGCGTGGCCTGCTATCTCTGCCCCACGGTCTGCCCGGCCAAGTGCATCACGGTCGAGGCGGGCGAGGACGCCAACCACGACAAGTACGCGGCCCGGTACGAGATCGACCTGCTGCGCTGCATCTTCTGCGGCTACTGCGTCGAGGCCTGCCCGGTGGACGCCATCAGGATGACCGACGAGTTCGAACTGGCCAACTACCACCGCTCGGACTTCGTCTATGCCAAGGAACGCCTCTTAGAAAAGAAATAA